A genome region from Oenanthe melanoleuca isolate GR-GAL-2019-014 chromosome 2, OMel1.0, whole genome shotgun sequence includes the following:
- the SP8 gene encoding transcription factor Sp8: MATSLLGEEPRVGSTPLAMLAATCNKIGSPSPSPSALSDSASSFGKGFHPWKRSSSSASAGSCGAVGSGLPGFGVAGAARNGSSAAAAAAAAAAAALVSDSFSCGGSPGSSAFSLTSSSAAAASSPFANDYSVFQAPGSAGGGGGGGGGGGGAAGQEAAAHQPVFISKVHTSVEGLQGIYPRVGMAHPYESWFKPSHPGLGAGEVGSAGASSWWDVGAGWIDVQSPNGAAALPGSLHPAAGGLQTSLHSPLGGYNSDYSGLGHSAFSSGASSHLLSPAGQHLMDGFKPVLPGSYPDSAPSPLAGAGGSMLGAGPAAPLAASPRSSARRYSGRATCDCPNCQEAERLGPAGASLRRKGLHSCHIPGCGKVYGKTSHLKAHLRWHTGERPFVCNWLFCGKRFTRSDELQRHLRTHTGEKRFACPVCNKRFMRSDHLSKHVKTHSGPGGAGGPGGGGPGGGPGPGGKKGSDTDSEHSAAGSPPCHSPELLPPPEPGHRNGLE, encoded by the exons ATGGCAACTTCACTTCTAGGG GAGGAACCGCGGGTAGGCTCCACGCCGCTGGCCATGCTCGCCGCGACCTGCAACAAGAtcggcagccccagcccctcgcCGTCCGCCCTTTCGGACAGCGCGTCCTCCTTCGGCAAAGGCTTCCACCCCTGGAAAcgctcctcctcctcagcctcGGCGGGCAGCTGCGGCGCCGTGGGCTCCGGCCTCCCGGGCTTCGGCGTGGCGGGCGCGGCGCGGAACGGCTcctcggcggcggcggcggcggcggcggcggcggcggccgccctCGTCTCGGACTCGTTCAGCTGCGGCGGCTCGCCGGGGTCCAGCGCCTTCTCCCTCACCTCCAGCAGCGCGGCGGCCGCCAGCTCGCCCTTCGCCAACGACTACTCCGTCTTCCAggcgccgggcagcgccggtggcggcggcggcggcggaggcggcggcggcggggcggcgggacAGGAGGCGGCGGCGCACCAGCCCGTGTTCATCTCCAAGGTGCACACGTCggtggaggggctgcagggcatcTACCCGCGGGTGGGCATGGCGCACCCCTACGAGTCCTGGTTCAAGCCCTCGCACCCGGGGCTCGGCGCCGGCGAGGTAGGCTCAGCGGGCGCCTCCAGCTGGTGGGACGTGGGCGCCGGCTGGATCGACGTGCAGAGCCCCAACggggcggccgcgctgcccggcTCGCTGCACCCGGCGGCCGGCGGACTCCAGACCTCGCTCCACTCGCCATTGGGCGGCTACAACTCGGATTACTCGGGCCTGGGCCACTCGGCCTTCAGCAGCGGCGCCTCCTCGCACCTCCTCAGCCCCGCCGGGCAGCACCTCATGGACGGATTTAAGCCGGTGCTGCCCGGCTCCTACCCGGACTCGGCCCCCTCGCCGCTGGCCGGCGCCGGGGGCTCCATGCTgggcgccggccccgccgcgccgctgGCCGCTTCGCCGCGCTCCTCCGCCCGCCGCTACTCGGGGCGCGCCACCTGCGACTGCCCCAACTGCCAGGAGGCCGAGCGGCTGGGGCCGGCGGGGGCCAGCCTGCGCCGCAAggggctgcacagctgccaCATCCCCGGCTGCGGCAAGGTGTACGGCAAGACCTCGCACCTGAAGGCGCACCTGCGCTGGCACACGGGCGAGCGGCCCTTCGTCTGCAACTGGCTCTTCTGCGGCAAGCGCTTCACCCGCTCCGACGAGCTGCAGCGGCACCTGCGGACCCACACGGGCGAGAAGCGCTTCGCCTGCCCCGTCTGCAACAAGCGCTTCATGCGCAGCGACCACCTCAGCAAGCACGTCAAGACCCACAGCGGCCCCGGAGGCGCCGGGGgtcccggcggcggcggccccggcggcggccccggccccggcggcaAGAAGGGCAGCGACACCGACAGCGAGCACAGCGCGGCCGGCAGTCCGCCCTGCCACTCCCCGGAGCTGCTGCCGCCCCCCGAGCCCGGCCACCGCAACGGGCTGGAGTGA